In Penicillium psychrofluorescens genome assembly, chromosome: 5, a single window of DNA contains:
- a CDS encoding uncharacterized protein (ID:PFLUO_007644-T1.cds;~source:funannotate), producing the protein MLHEILLSLFGQPSPLFNAAKGKDAVAQDDFALLSPPEKALLASIAHLSRLHAQLQAHTSAISASHPSVVCRSVSTTIATVHLGEFQKKILDVEKAILAEDSGYVGGYGIVPLSTIVGEFAPWTRRMEWLWEVARFIQPENKKIGCRGAALIDNLRTELQTGYLDIKEMAVQLVAAAETAWMKQLSMWLLYGNLPMYGKEDFLIQEDVDGEDDETQFSMHTDLMPTFVPPQTAASILFIGKSLNHVRAKRKISTTGVSTAPVTLHQEHIEQLAGLKSPISSAKLSAAVDWIRLSLSQSTLSKLLPLPRILETLTLLHDFLLLGRGEFAVALVAHADARMEENHRRRPAPGRELEGLSIKEGDVVTALAQVWAELVSLQNEEDPADEQLDLARDLLRLSISDRKSGRAMTPSQGQSSVAEISRVSFGDLLFPTSTYLTAQVRAPLDLFLSTSDIAIYSKIHSYLLGIRRAQIRLGDLWKHTSLRRNHPSPWGPPRSNSAFGQSKLKMSRERDNARIRQMRPVWATCSACLFVLSEIGSFFQGEVVNESWQHLRAWIEGDSSASPSGSRPGTASSSKSAPPSMGRHDPEALTVAHHRHLSSLVESLFLTDVPFTTALRALLTSIDRFVALAIRLETIQRNMDLEMDEGVVDALVDYGQEEREVWHELRTTRTAAETGLQDLVARLQDIDDSRSGDGRRTVHLSGPGPEFCHYEPRKPAGVDRLLMKLDFGRGRRDVGGLETAAAGFA; encoded by the coding sequence ATGCTCCACGAgatcctcctctccctcttcgGCCAGCCGTCCCCCCTCTTCAATGCGGCAAAGGGCAAAGATGCCGTGGCTCAAGACGATTTTGCCCTTCTCTCACCTCCGGAGAAAGCCCTCCTCGCATCAATTGCCCATCTGAGCCGACTCCACGCGCAGCTCCAAGCGCACACTTCTGCTATTTCCGCATCGCATCCCTCGGTCGTATGTCGCTCCGTCTCTACAACCATTGCCACAGTCCACCTAGGCGAGTTCcaaaagaagatcctggaTGTAGAGAAGGCAATTCTCGCGGAGGATAGCGGATACGTCGGGGGCTACGGGATTGTGCCATTGTCGACCATTGTCGGGGAATTTGCACCATGGACGCGGCGCATGGAATGGCTGTGGGAGGTCGCTCGGTTCATTCAGCcagaaaacaagaaaatTGGCTGCAGGGGTGCAGCACTCATCGACAACCTGCGAACTGAATTACAAACGGGATATCTCGATATCAAAGAGATGGCGGTGCAGTtggtggccgcggcggagacggcgtGGATGAAGCAGCTCTCAATGTGGCTGTTATACGGGAATCTGCCGATGTACGGCAAGGAAGACTTTTTAATAcaggaggatgtcgatggcgaggacgacgagacGCAGTTCAGCATGCATACCGACTTGATGCCGACATTCGTGCCGCCTCAAACGGCAGCCTCGATTCTATTCATTGGGAAGTCATTGAACCACGTTCGCGCGAAACGGAAGATCTCCACTACCGGTGTGTCGACTGCACCAGTGACTCTGCATCAAGAACACATCGAGCAACTGGCCGGCTTGAAGTCGCCGATTTCGTCTGCAAAACTGTCGGCCGCGGTTGACTGGATTcgtctttctctgtctcAGTCGACATTATCGAAGCTCCTCCCGCTTCCCCGGATCCTCGAAACCCTTACTTTGCTCcatgattttcttctcctgggACGCGGCGAGTTTGCAGTCGCTCTGGTGGCGCATGCAGATGCTCGCATGGAAGAAAatcatcgacgacgacccGCTCCAGGCAGAGAGCTTGAGGGGCTTAGTATCAAAGAAGGAGATGTGGTCACTGCTCTGGCCCAAGTGTGGGCAGAACTAGTTTCATTAcagaatgaagaagacccgGCTGATGAGCAGCTCGACCTTGCGCGGGATCTCCTTCGACTCTCAATCAGTGACCGAAAAAGCGGACGTGCGATGACCCCGTCGCAAGGGCAGAGTTCCGTGGCAGAAATCTCTCGGGTCTCGTTTGGAGATCTACTCTTCCCTACATCTACATACCTAACCGCTCAAGTACGCGCTCCGCTGGATTTGTTTCTCTCCACTTCCGATATTGCCATCTACTCCAAAATCCATTCTTACCTACTGGGCATCCGGCGAGCCCAGATCCGTCTCGGGGATCTATGGAAGCACACTTCATTGCGAAGAAAccatccttctccatgggGTCCCCCACGAAGCAACAGTGCTTTTGGCCAAAGCAAACTGAAGATGAGCCGTGAGCGGGATAATGCCCGTATCCGACAGATGCGACCCGTGTGGGCTACGTGCAGCGCCTGTCTGTTTGTCCTATCAGAGATTGGCAGCTTCTTTCAGGGCGAGGTGGTGAACGAGTCCTGGCAACATCTACGTGCGTGGATTGAAGGGGATTCGTCTGCATCACCATCTGGTTCCCGACCCGGAACAGCATCGTCCTCCAAATCTGCGCCGCCGTCCATGGGCCGTCATGATCCCGAAGCACTTACCGTCGCGCACCATCGCCATTTGTCTTCTCTGGTCGAGTCCCTGTTCCTGACCGACGTACCCTTCACCACGGCCCTGCGCGCACTGCTAACCAGCATCGACCGGTTTGTCGCGCTCGCCATCCGCCTGGAGACCATCCAACGCAACATGGACCTGGAGATGGACGAAGGTGTCGTGGACGCACTGGTGGACTACGGACAAGAAGAGCGCGAAGTTTGGCACGAGCTGCGGACTACtcgcaccgccgccgagaccGGGCTCCAGGACCTCGTCGCAAGACTGCAGGATATCGACGATAGCCGCTCGGGGGATGGCCGACGCACCGTGCACCTGTCCGGTCCCGGGCCAGAGTTCTGTCACTATGAGCCGCGCAAGCCGGCAGGCGTGGATCGGTTGCTGATGAAACTGGACTTTGGCCGCGGGCGCCGCGACGTGGGCGGCCTTGAGACGGCAGCAGCGGGGTTTGCATGA